A DNA window from Zonotrichia albicollis isolate bZonAlb1 chromosome 2, bZonAlb1.hap1, whole genome shotgun sequence contains the following coding sequences:
- the ARL6 gene encoding ADP-ribosylation factor-like protein 6: MGLFDKLAGWLGLKKKEVHVLCLGLDNSGKTTIINKLKPSNAQTQDIVPTIGFSIEKFKTSSLSFTVFDMSGQGKYRDLWEHYYKEAQAIIFVIDSSDTLRMVVAKEELDTLLNHPDIKHRRLPILFFANKMDLRDAVSSVKVSQLLSLENIKDKPWHICASDALKGEGLQEGVDWLQGQMQAMKT, encoded by the exons atggGATTGTTTGACAAGCTGGCAGGATGGCTTGGCCTGAAGAAGAAGGAGGTTCACGTCTTGTGCCTTGGCTTGGACAACAGCGGCAAAACGACGATCATCAATAAACTTAAACCTTCAAAT GCTCAAACTCAGGACATCGTTCCAACAATAGGATTCAGTATAGAGAAATTCAAAACTTCAAG TTTGTCTTTCACAGTGTTCGATATGTCAGGTCAAGGGAAATACAGAGACCTCTGGGAACACTACTACAA AGAGGCCCAAGCCATTATTTTTGTCATTGACAGCAGTGACACATTAAGAATGGTTGTGGCCAAAGAAGAACTTGACACCCTTCTGAATCATCCAG ACATCAAGCACCGCCGGCTGCCTATTCTGTTCTTTGCTAACAAGATGGACCTCAGGGATGCAGTGTCATCTGTGAAAGTGTCTCAGCTGCTCTCCTTAGAAAACATCAAAGACAAGCCCTGGCATATCTG TGCCAGTGATGCTCTTAAAGGAGAAGGATTACAAGAAGGTGTGGATTGGCTTCAAG GTCAGATGCAAGCAATGAAGACATGA